The sequence ACCATGAAGTACATCAATAACCGTTCGATGGAACTAGCACTATACCAACGGCGATCGAGATAGAAGTAGATCAGAGCCGGTAAGACTAGGAGATAGGTTCCCCCTAAAATTCCGTAGACCAGTAAAGTGATAATGTCCATCTAGCTATACTTAAAAGCGAATGATCCAGAGAGATCATACCACTTTTAGACCGGTTACGCTGGCCATCTCTATCCCTGGCCTTTCCTGCTGATTTCAGTTAGAGACTTGCCAAACCTGGGGATTTGTGATTTAATCGTATATTGTGTGAAATATCAAATTCACCATCCCACACTTAACTTAAGTGCGGGGGCATGGCGGAATGGTAGACGCTACGGACTTAGAAAACTGAGCCTTAGCAGAGAAATTTGCTAAGTGGAAGCTCTCAAACTCAGGGAAACCTAAATCTGGCAACAGACATGGCAATCCTGAGCCAAGCCGAAGAGAACGATTGGGGAACTTACACCTGAATCGAGTCTCGACGGAAGGTGCAGAGGCCCGACGGGAGCTACCCTAACGTATTCAGCCGAGGGTAAAGGGAGGGTCCAATTCTCAAAACCTGTGG is a genomic window of Roseofilum capinflatum BLCC-M114 containing:
- the ndhL gene encoding NAD(P)H-quinone oxidoreductase subunit L, with amino-acid sequence MDIITLLVYGILGGTYLLVLPALIYFYLDRRWYSASSIERLLMYFMVFWCFPGILLLAPLINLRPKPRQIT